Below is a window of Osmia bicornis bicornis chromosome 8, iOsmBic2.1, whole genome shotgun sequence DNA.
tctttgttttttcaaAAGCTTCGATTTGTTCCTTGGaccaattaataattttttaatcttttttctTCGCACCAACTTATGCAGTATGAGGAATAAATcttctataaaaattgataattttaagaAATCTTCTTAATTCAGTCCTGtccttttaataaaataaaattttatttctttaacaGTTTCACATGAACGTCTTTCTTTGAACCAATTCTGTTTCCAAgtgattatttataaaatgaaattctaataaaatgaaacagctaacaaaagaaatatttatgtaaaacattgaaatttaaaagaagTTAATTAACAACGTCGATGAAATAAgaagtataaatataatttgaattttatcggTAAAACAGAAATCTAATTCAACAAGAAATGTAAATTCACcacaataaatatttaattgtgtAACTGATATGCATTAGAACCGTTACATAAAACTTAATgagtgaaatttattttatcttattaTATATGCAGgtgtattatttattcaaatttcattgaaGCCTCTGCTTGTTAGTTgccttaattaaaataaaacacttgGTATATGAATGTCTACACGAGCGGGTGAATGACAACAGAAAATTAGGAGATATATGATAAAGGATCTAAACGTACACACTAAAgtgaaatttgtattttttgtttttatattttttgaaattacgAATCGCTTAACATTGCGACAGAAGGACGACCAGTTTTCAGAACGGTAACGCCTGGCAGGCAATTCACTTTCGGTTTCGGTTTCACTGATGCAAGAAAGAGGGAACGTAGAGAAGAAAAGAACGAAGGAGGAGGACTGTATTAAAGAAAGGATAATTAAGCGGCCAACCATGATAAAATGTTAGTGTTTAAGTACAACGTAACATTTGTTTCCCTGTCAAATGTTTTGTAACTGATTAATTTATGTTGTAGATAATTAGTTATCTTCAATACCTTTATGATTGAAATGATTAATGTttgaaatatacaatattaactgttcagaaaaaattaataatgctCTCTCAGACTACTCAACActgataaatattaattaacattgtttttaaataaaaataaaataataatacaatgGAAAATCTTTGTTCAATCAGCtttcaaattgtttaaaaacaaaaaagttgACATTGACTCGCAGTTACTCTCACGAACCATTCAAATGTCATAAACGATGTATGATTAATGTGATTCAGTTACGTTTTGACTACAATTCTTTCTGTAATTATATCTCACCTTTTACAATTCTGCACTCACCATTTCGAGCAATCAATCTTATAAGTAATGTACATCTTGGTAATATAAAAAACACATCACACCTTCTTGCCTTGCTTTTTCTTATTATAACAGCTTCATTTATTTGGTGAAAATTTTACTGCTTTCCATTTCaacttaaaataaataaactaaaaatTACATATGTTAAACCTGTAATGTTAATGTTAATGTTAATACTTTACCTAAAGCAATTTTGGTAATATTTACCGTCCACCGTCACAAGAAGTCCCATGATAATAACGCATGATTGGTCGCACCCTACTTCAGTTCACACGTACTTTCGGTCGTGACATAGGATTGGTCAAAGTGATCACATCTACTAATTAGCCTTATATAAAACTAGGGGGTCTGTCGATGTGTGCGTAGTATCCCCTCTTGTCTCTGTGCCATTCCGTGAGACTTCTTATGATCGATAGACATCTCGGCAACTTATACggtaacaatatttttaaagcaCTATAAGTTATATTTACATCGCCAAAAACGACTCAGTAATGTATACATTTTACACAAATTAGATTCAATTTCATCTGAAAGATCATATTAACTTAGGTCACGGTTAAATCCGGTTGAAGACTTGGTAACCTTATCAGAAAGAATCCTAGAATTGGGTCAGTGTCAATGAAATATCAATTCTCATTAAACCATATGATATATAACAATTCCTGTGATCATAAtgtaaatatgaatataatttcattgaGAAACTAATTGGAAACCATTTATATCCAAGTGAAACAACCCAAGTACATTACTTCATTCGTCCAAATGCAATTATctgaaatgaagaaaaaatttattgtcGTTCTTAAAATGTAcagtataaaaaaagaaagctgTATATACCGGATTACCGGCCTATGGTTTCTCGCCTGCCACTTGCACAACATTTTCATCTTGATCGAGAGCATGCTTAAAATTCGATCGTCACTCCCTCGATCAAGCTGACCTTGTTACACATAGACATTGGGCAAGCCTTAAAAACAACtactttaaaattaaaataaaaaccaAAAGTCTTTAATACACTATCGAAAGAATCTACAAGCATCATTCAAAGGATTGTGTAAATACCTGATTCTCGCGAATTGAGAGAGCCACAAATTCCGAAAATAAATGCTTTTCAATCTATATTTATGATTCAATTATCCTTGACCACTCTCATCGATGTACAGGGTGATGAAGAAGTTACGACGTGCGATAATGATCACTCGGTACGGTTAATTTGTTGTTACCATATTGCCAGTTACGTTTTTTGCAGTTAATTGTGAAATCCTTAATTGCCTCATCACGCCTGAATTGGACTGCATTACTTAATAATGAGATTACGTATTTTTGAAACACGTATTACAGTATTTTTAGGTTATTTGCGGTAATACTgcgtttatttttaatgaactATAATTTACAACAATAAAAGCAGTCCTTTATTTAACCACAGGTATGTTGTTAGCTACAGTTACTTTTAACTTCATGACTTTTATAATAGATTAGTACAGGAGAGTGATCTTCAGATTCAAAATAGAAGTATGAATACGGAATTGATTTTTATAGATTCAAATCAGTCGTTTTATCAGtgtttcattttgaaattcttgtgtacaaaaaatacaacacaCGATTATTTTAAGATTGTCGATGAAAAAATAACCATCATGTACAAAAAGTAGATCACCTTGATAGCAACATCGAATGGACAAATATAGCAAAAAATGGTCGTGAAATGTTTCATGTTTCTGGTTTTAAAGGATCCTGTATTACCTCATTTTGTCCTTTAATTTTTAActgaaataaatgataattagtATTTGGTTCATcatcttgaaaattaatatttcaattaatagtAGAACTATCAACGTTTgatgtacatttatttttaagttgaaaataatgtagaaaattaagTAGATGATGGATGAAACAATTAAATATATGTGTCACCGGCAATGTATGAAAAGCAGGCATTGTATAGAATGCCTAAACCATTGGCTCCCAACTGGTGGTTCGCGAACTCCCAGGAGTTCGCAAGATGTATAAAGGGGGTTCGcgaaaataatattgtaatgACGGAATTTTAAATCGCAAAcgtaaaaaaataacaaaataataaatttacatacatatatttaccGCAAAACCTGATCTAAGAATGAAACTGTCAGACATTGAGCCaaactttgaatttctttGTTTCATCAGACAGCCGCTTTGTATTCATTTTCTTGTAGCTATcattttagtttttattaatGTTTGTACTTAGATGTTTTATGATTATGTTTTCTTTCCTTGTTATGAACTATTGTGCAAcatggaaaataaatattctactaaattttattgtttttttacCCCAGAGTGAGATTCCCTtggagggatgattgctgaggttattctgaacaactttttccttcgccaaaatgttggttaaggcttcatttttgaataattaacgaTAAACACTGTTCAATTAGAATGCGCGTAAAGCGCGGGCTGAACCGCGAGTGTTGGCTATTGGTTACGTTCGAGCGATGATCATGAACAAGTATGGCGACATCACATTGACACAATCTGCAGTACTAGACAAATGTGCGTCCTTGTCTTTTGATATTCCAATTTTCAGCTTCTTGTATCTCGAAAATGAAGCTTCAGATTGTGCCGATATGGTGTCGTTGCGCTTGTTCATGATCATGGTGCGAACGTAACCAATAGCCAACACTCTCGCGGTTCAGCCCGTGCTTTACGCGCGCGCTAATTGgacagtgtttttcgttaatcaTTCAAAAGtgaagccttaaccaacattttggcagaGGAagaagttgttcagaatcacctcagcaatcatccctccaAGGGAATCTTACtctttctgggacaccctgtatattgcCTAGGCATTCTATACAATACCTGTTTTTCATACATTGCCGGTAACACATACGTCCATTCTTTATTTCGACAATGGctaatatacatttcaatACAAATACCTCgatcaaatttataaattaaaataagaagcTTGAAACCTGTCGTTTTGGCTGGTTTGGTAGTTGTAGCGTTAAAATGTTACCTTTTAGAAACAATGTAATGAAGAGCATATCGTTTCACTAATTGAATACGGAAATATAAACTAGTTTAAAAgcattcttttctcttttttccacGAGGGTATCAACATTTTGTGAGTGCTGAATTTTACACGGACCCAGAAGGTGCACGAGATGAATATCAATCGAATTCTAAAGGCACATCGACCCAGTTGAACTCTCTGTTTTCACTTTCGAACACTCGTAATCCTTGGGTATTCAAAATTCTTCTCCTTATTTCCCATTGTGGTTTGTgttagaaaaagaaggaacacAAATACCCACCTAAGAAGAAAGTAAAAGTTGTTGAAAAAAACATAATTTGTATTACTAAGTGGTCATTTGCTTGGGCAAATTAAAAGCAAAGGTTAAGACAAGAATTTCTTAGAAATGATCTTACTATAATcaatgttattttaaaaacatcCTGTTAatctttataattaaatttaaagaaatattcagCAGTGTTTAAGAAATATCATTTGTATTGCTGTTAAGTGGTCATTTGCTTGGGTAAATTAAAAGCAAAAGCTGACAAAAGATTTTTTAGAAATGATCACACtataatcaaaattattttacaaaaatccTGTTAATCTTTATAATTAGATTTAAAGAAACATTTAGCAGTGTTCAAAACTCAAAGCTAAAAATGACCAAAAATGAtaagaaatgataaaaaatggcaCAAAATATAGAACTACTATACTGAATACactaatcattaaataatgtTCAAATTGAATACTATtttaatatatcatttttggtcatttataataaaatgcaAACTGCAGTAATCCAAGATTCAAGAACATCAATCTTTCTTGAAGGAATCTCGAAATGACCACCCAACTGAAAACCAGTAATCGTCAATACGAAATTGCGaaagtaataaattaataatcgaGGCATAGAGACAGGAGATTCATAGCTGTTCATTCCTATGAGGGAGCAAATTTTTCGAAGATTAAACACGTGGAAAAGTAAAGTAGACCGACCCAGTTTTGGTCAACTTTGAGTCTTTGTTCATATGGGAGGGGTACCGGAACGATGGTTTTGTGAGAAGGGGCCCCCTGTACGACCCCGTGGCCATATAAGCAACGACTCCTGCCATTGTCGGGACAGAGTGTTTCATCCCTTCGTTGATTCGCACATCGTTCCATCGACGATCAAGGTAACTTCGTTTCAGGATTATAAGCTTTTAAGAAGGCTCCTTAACTCGTGTTTATCCTGTATTTATCAAACTACTAATTGATAATAAACCATAGTTCGCATAATGAGTATCTCCGTGAACGTTGACAGCTGCTGTAAGATGCATTCTCTTTTTATTGAGGAACGTACAATGTGTTAATTGCTTATCTTCTTGCAGGAGTCAGTCTGGAAGATATAGAAACTTTTAGTATACTAATAGCGATACAGTAATATTGTTTTGATTCTAATCTTCAATCTAAATACTAATTactcattttaaataattcatactTTAGatctattttttaaaaaaaattgaagcaaGCAAGGATATTATATAATTGCTCTccaaatattgaattttcctGAATTATTCAACTTGTTCTTTGtataatatcaattttaaattgaatgtTACTATAGGATGCAGTTTGGAATCATCTTCGTGACAGTGGCAGCCACGTTGCTGCAGGGTGGCCAGAGCGGTTTTGTGTCCATCAGAATGCCTTACTTGAATCCGGCAGGTGTAACCTACATCAACAATGTCGAGCCTGAGGCACATCTTTACGGGCTTCCTGCTAGAGTCGAGGCTCAGCATGTTGGATACGCTACCGCCCAAGTGCCAGCAGTAGCTGCTGTGCCCTATGTCAAACACGTGCCCACTGTATCTCATGTGCCAGTAACGAAAATTGAAGCTCAACATGCTCTCTTGGAGAAGCAGTTGGATGTAGTGAAACCAGCCGTTTCGACCCGCAAGTTTGAAGTAAGTCATTGAAGTCTTTAAGTATGTACATAGATCCTCTCCTTGAAATGGAAAGTTCTCCTCTTCTTGTTCTGGGAAGTCCTCGTTTTGAAATGGAAAGTTCTGCTCTCCTTGAAATGGGAAGTTCTCTTCTTGGTCTGGGAAGTTCTCCTCTTCTTGTTCTGAGAAgctctcctcttcttcttttggGATGTTATCCTCTTCTTATTCTTAGAAGttctctattttatttataataatcttCTTTTACTATGGTTTTGGTAGTCATAATTCCTCCTTAGGAGGGCTTTTTCAACTTCTTCCTATCAACTTCTCCTCAGTTCTCCATTCTTCTTTCCATCTATGACACTTTCAcctgaaattgaaaattgttctttgttaaaattaattaacaaatactTAACGAATACATCTTTGTTTACTAAATTTATCCTATCCTCAGCTTTCTTTATTAGAATGTACCCTAATATCACCCATTTTATTGAAATCTATCTTCATACtgtcattttttattaaatttattctaaCCTAAGCTGTCTTTATTAGAAACTGTTTTAATATCACCTATCTTACTTAAATTCTGTCCTACCGACatcttgttttaataaaatcatcCTACCTTCAGGTATCTAGTATCTCTACTATCATCTTTTGTTAGGTCCGTCGTCCAGCAATTCAGAAGCAGTTCTTCGACATCGAGGAACGCGTTGTGGTTCGTCCAGCTGGATCAGCCGTGCTCGAATTGGACCAACCAACCTCGAAGACACCTAAAGGACCAGCAGTGATCCAATCTCTGTATCCCCACTATGAATCCGTACAAGCAATTGGCCAGCAAGTTGTTTCTTCTACTCCAGCCCCTAGTGATGATGAAACCGTAGTCGTGGACAATCCTGAATTCCGTAATCGTGCAGTACAGGACCAGGTACGATTTTAATTCTACtcttaataataatgaaaggTACTTAATAATTGTTTCTAATACAGGCTAACGCATCTGGAGCGCAAACAAGACTCAACTTCAATGGTGCACAATCAGAAGACACCTTTGTTGCTCATGATCCATCACCAAACGTAGTTGTAAGTCCTAATTCCACTCCTGAAGAGGACAGACAGAATCAAAACAGGCTGCTCGAGTTGCTCACTGCTCGTGGAAACGTTGCTGAGGTAATTTAACAAattcttaatattttcttatttattcagCTCCACTGGTAAGGTGTAGTACCGTAAAAGTTGGATAATTAGTCAAAATTCAGGACCCAAACCGGACAGTTATGAAGCAGCGGATTTTGCATtatatttaagaaattaaCGAAATTGCGTTAAAATACCTTTTTAGTTTAGGAAACGGGTATTGAAGATCGACGAGCAATTTGCAATTATAGTAAATCCTCTCACATTGTCCGTAAACTGGGAAGCGAAAGTGGACAATATGGATAGAACCGATATTATTACTCGAACCTCGCGGCTGCTTTTGATCAGCGGCGACAAGTCACAAAAGAGAAGGATGGCATGAAAGTCGTAGCAACCAAGAAATTAACAACAGTTtaactttcttatttttagatttttgTACATGCAAATTGTTTTAACATATTGGtataatttttctgattaaaatgagaccaaacatgacataatttgGACTGTATGGACGAAAAAAGATTCGCATTGGGAATGTTTTCTTGTACgtaaaataagtaaatatgATCCAAATTttatcgtgtttggtctcattttaacTAAAAAAATCTCAAcatgttaaaaaaatttgtggataaaaagaagtaaaattaagaaagttatattattttactatAAACTGAACTTTCATCAAGGAAGTAGCGCTGCGTGTTGCGTATTCCAATGAAGAGAACATAGACGTAGGAAGAAATCGGTGGACAAAGTGGGTAGAACAACATAGGGACAATGTGAGGGGATTTAGACTAGATCTATATTATCGGTCGGTTCACGGTCCGCTCTGAGACCGGTAAAATCTTACCGTATCCATACTGCGGTAATTAGTGATATCTCGTAAATTCCACCGATTTCGATcgttttttaatatattattggGATGATAATTCTTAgtaactttttcctatacatataatcgCCGCTCAGCTTTAGTTTTAgagatatttgcaaaagaAAATTGCTACTATTACAGTGAATTCTGCGTTACACTGACAATGGGCGAAGGGCACGCGAAGGAAGGATTGCAGCCAATCCACTGCCGGCGTGAATATGTGTTAGAGTCACACGCTGCGATAGAATCAACGCAACTCACAATCAGTGTACAGGTCCGTGGCAATGTGTGCGTTAGTATGGGATGGCTGGTTTCTGTAAACACAGCATGGTAAATACCCATCAAGCAGTGTACATAACGGGTGGAACTTAAAAatctaatattaatttaacctaacctaaccaaacctaatttaatactaaaattaaattagtgaATTAGCttaggttaagttaggttagattaATATTCCGGCCGCCATGAGGCAGTCGCCTTTGCAagccaaaattcaaaatccATTGAAATCAGTCAAGTTCGATTTTTTAGTTCACTCGTTATACTCCTTAAGTTTACGCTGTCGGAATATGCTTACAGAAAGAGGAGATACATAAGTGGTAGTCCTATGCTGATCCACACACCGCCACGGACGTATAGGTATACGCAGAATTCATTGGTATAGTAGCAACTTTCGTTTgcaaatatttcgaaaattgaGGCCGAGccgcggttatatgtatagcaaaaagttgtttagaatcattatcccaataatatattaaaaaattatcgaAATCGGTGGGGTTGGCGAGATATCgataattactaattattcaTACTGCTATACCACATTCCAACCGCACTTGGTCTACTTTTGTTCTGCCAGATTTCGAACTTCGAGCATTCTTCAGTCTGGAATTGTTCGTGCTCCAGTATTATAGCTATTCGTTTagataaagataaaaaaaaaaacataaaaaatcGAAAGAATATGAATAGAAGTATATGGGTGCATCCAAGTTTAATGATGAGACAAAGTGAAGGCAAATATACGTTGTATCGTCATTTAAtgaaagatgaagaaaaatttatgaagtattaaattttatatggCACATACTTCCTTTGCACTGCGAGTTAGTTGCAAAAATGATTGAAGACGGACCGACGTTGAAACAAAAGACTATTCACATTATCGAAACAGGTCCCGACAAGCCCAATCACGCTCCAGGAAAATGTTCTTCGTGATTGATCAGGATCGGAGCGTGATCGGATCGAAGCTGGAGCGTTACGCATAGTATGAATATGCTTATACATtacattgtattatattttactgGGCCGAGAGTGGACCATAAGCATACCGTGAACCAACTGATAGCGTGGATCCAGCGGTGAACTTGTACAGTGTGATTCTCTTGCTACGCAAGACAAAAGCCGTGCCGCACAATCGAACCCTGCTGTTTTTGCGGGTAAAGAGACCCAGGGGCCATATCGCCGGACCCATGACTGCTCTGTGTGTGTTTGTGGCTGAGAcgaagacaagaaacggaacaACAGGGAttccattgtgcggcacgACTTATGTCTTGcgtagcgagagaatcaccctgcaGAAAAACTACTCCTCTGATTTCAacgatttttaaatatgttttaaaattcgaCATCTTAAACAACTTTTTTCCTCTAAGCTATATGTCGGACGTGATTAGTTTGCTTAATATTCGCGAGAGAATATTGTTACTACTGCGGCGAATTGTGCCTATACGCATGCGCCCATGATCGCGTGTGCGCCGGTTCGCTTGCCTATCGTTCCTGAAAGCAACACCATGTGGTCTCGCTCCTGGGAAAGAGACGAGTGAactgaaaaatcaaattatattttacaattatattCTTACGTTTGACTGGCGTGGCCGGTCGCCATAAAGCGGTCGGAATATTAAtgtaatctaacctaacctaactcagacgtataaataacaaaagaaataaaataccgCCAACATTAGTACGAACGGCAGACAATCTTATAGTGCACAATGattaatagtaatattgatgGAATATAATGTTTTCCGTTATTTATATATCTaaattaggttaggttaggttgtaTTAATATTCCGGCCGCTTTTAGGCGACCCGTCACGCAAGTTCAAtgtcaaaattattgaaattagtaattaacTTTGATTTTAAGCTGACCCGTTATATAGACAGTAGCCAGGATAGGTAGTGCTGTTGACAGAAACAGTAGATAAGCGAGGGTCTCTTGCCGACGCCCACCCAGACGCGGACGTATACATACAAACGATATTCAATTTACGATTAGTAGTATGTACTCATAGTTTTTCGCGAATATCTCGCAAACTATTCAAATCCGACATATAGCTCATAGGAGAAAAGATGCTTAAAATGacgaattttacaacatatttaaaagtcatcgaaatcggatggggggggggggtcgTTTTTCTACAAGTTCATCCAGTGAATTAGGTTAGGCTAGGTCAAAGTACTATCCTGGTCACCTCCTGGCGAGCAGGTATACAATGCTGAGTtttaaaatcattgaaattagttaaatttgatttttaagccCACATCTTATGTATACAGAAATAGTAGAGAAGCAGTGATCCCGTCCTGGCGCGTAAGTATGTTGAGTACTTACGTGAGAACGCACGTGAgtaggcagaattcaatgcaatACTTTTTCgacaatatctcgaaaactaaggctgAGCCGCGGTTGtgtgtataggaaaaagttgttcaaaatgttgatttctacaaTAGATTtcaaaatcatcgaaatcgatGATAATTATCtttctaaataattatcaaaatttcattgaaaaaaaaaatcgaaaatCAAAAAGTTTTATTATTGCATTAGTATTGTCTCATCGATATTCCAGTTCAGATTAGGGTGCACTATTTACTGGTCCAGCTTCGCAGTTCTTCAAGGGGGACCCCGTAGTTATCCAATGGATCTACCCGGGCACTTATCCAACTTCTACTGTACTCAGTCTCTAAATATCATCTACTGACAGAGAAATGCTCTTACAGGTGGGATTCGGTAATCTCGGACTCGCCAAGTCTGCAGTTGGAGACGCCGGTCAGATAAGAAGTCGGGTAATCTCCGCAACTCCTGCTCCAGAATATGCGGACTCGGCTGACGAACGCGTGTCTACACGACGAGTCGTGGTTAGCAGACCCATCGAAACTCTTCAAGAAGTGAACGTCGTGGAACCAGCGacgaaaattgaaagagtATCCGTGCATCAACCCACCCTCATTAAAACAGCACGTCTCGACCACGTTCAGGTTCACGGTTCCGTACCAATCGTCGGGAAGGCTCTTACATCGACCATCGCTCATACTGCAGTTCCAGTTTACCAGAAGACTTTCTCTCCAGCTTACGAATACTACCATTAAACCGGGAATGACTCTAACTTCTGTGCGTTCAGAAACAGGATAGTAGATCTGAAAAATAGAAACTTAtcaaaaattgtttttcatctatttttgtttatttgtatGAGCTTACCTGAATGATTAAGATAAGTTGGGTAAGAGGATTAAAATTGTAACAGTTCGTTGATCCTTGTAATTGTATGCTTTTTACACTTGTTCAGGAAAGTGTTATAGACTAACTTGTGTACTCCTTACGTAAATTATCCTATGAACATGTGGAAACTTTTGTActatatatttgtattttgtattgtGAAAAACTTTATATAAAATACGGAAACGAGAACTAGTggttgatttattttcaacgTCGATTGTTACCTTAATATTCAAcgaaagttaaaaaataaaatatcattatagttaatttttacaaatttaattgacTATAATTCTAAGttaaactaaaaataattcaattctattttgtaacaaatttttgcattcacattactgtaaaatatttGGCTtctttttctcattaaaaattttttatttttctacagCAATCGTTACCTTGATAATCAGAtaaagttgaaaaataaaatatcattatacaatagttaatttttacaaatttaattgtGAACAATTCTAACCCAGACTAAAAAGAATtcaattctattttttatcaa
It encodes the following:
- the LOC114881036 gene encoding uncharacterized protein LOC114881036, whose protein sequence is MQFGIIFVTVAATLLQGGQSGFVSIRMPYLNPAGVTYINNVEPEAHLYGLPARVEAQHVGYATAQVPAVAAVPYVKHVPTVSHVPVTKIEAQHALLEKQLDVVKPAVSTRKFEVRRPAIQKQFFDIEERVVVRPAGSAVLELDQPTSKTPKGPAVIQSLYPHYESVQAIGQQVVSSTPAPSDDETVVVDNPEFRNRAVQDQANASGAQTRLNFNGAQSEDTFVAHDPSPNVVVSPNSTPEEDRQNQNRLLELLTARGNVAEVGFGNLGLAKSAVGDAGQIRSRVISATPAPEYADSADERVSTRRVVVSRPIETLQEVNVVEPATKIERVSVHQPTLIKTARLDHVQVHGSVPIVGKALTSTIAHTAVPVYQKTFSPAYEYYH